The Pantanalinema sp. region TCCTTCGTCTACAAGCGCACCGAGGGCAACATCACCGAGTACGCGGGCAGCCTGCGCATCGTGCCCAAGGGGCCGCGCGTCTGCGAGGCCTACTACATCGCCAAGACCGACCCGGGCATCCCCGGGTTGCCCACATGGCTCCTCAACCGCTTCCAGGAGAGCATGCTCCCGAGCTCCATCCAGAGCGTCCGCGACCAGCTCAAGCGCCCGAAGAAAGCCCCCTGATAGCCATGCCCTACCAGCCCGTCCTCGCGACCCTCGGCTATCTCATTTCGGCCGATGGCCGCTCTGTCCTCATGATCCACCGCAACGCCCGGCCTGACGACCACCACTTCGGCAAGTACAACGGGCTGGGCGGCAAGCTCGAGCCCGACGAGTCGATCGTCTCGGGCCTCGCGCGCGAGATCCGCGAAGAGGCGGGGGTCGTCGTCGAGCGCCCCGTGCTGCGCGGCACCATCAGCTGGCCCGGCTTCGGCAAGCACGGCGAGGCCTGGTTCGGCTTCGTCTTCCGCATCGACGCCTGGACCGGCACTCCCTTCGCCGGCAACCCCGAGGGCAGCCTCGAGTGGATTCCCATCGAGAAGGTCCTGTCGGGCGAGCTCAACCTCTGGGAGGGCGATCGCCACTTCCTTCCCATGGTCTTCGACCAGGACGCGCGGGCCTTCCACGGGGTCATGCCCTACGAGGGCGGCAAGCCCGTCTCCTGGACCTTCCAGCGGGCCTGAACCGAGACGAAACCGCCCCCGGCTGCAGCCGGGGGCGG contains the following coding sequences:
- a CDS encoding 8-oxo-dGTP diphosphatase; amino-acid sequence: MPYQPVLATLGYLISADGRSVLMIHRNARPDDHHFGKYNGLGGKLEPDESIVSGLAREIREEAGVVVERPVLRGTISWPGFGKHGEAWFGFVFRIDAWTGTPFAGNPEGSLEWIPIEKVLSGELNLWEGDRHFLPMVFDQDARAFHGVMPYEGGKPVSWTFQRA